A window of the Streptomyces formicae genome harbors these coding sequences:
- a CDS encoding sugar ABC transporter substrate-binding protein — MRTPRTARTPRTAAVLLAALALGVAGCSGSGGKDSEAKPSGGGGGGKAATTERLKIAMVTHSGEGDTFWDIVRRGAEAAAAKDNVEFLYAADKEGKEQAQLVQTYIDQDVDGIVVTLAKPEAVKDVVKKAVAAGIPVVTINSGGQFSQEVGALSHIGQDESVAGEAVGEELNKRGRKKAVCVIHEQGNVSLEDRCAGVKKTFDGTVENLNVDGTNMPAATSSIEAKLQSGKDIDTVVTLGAPFAAASVQAKDGAGSGAEIDTFDLNAEVVKRLKAKEIGFAVDQQPYLQGYLAVDGLWLNKTNLNVIGGGKPVLTGPALVTEKDVPALEKLTADGTR; from the coding sequence ATGCGCACACCTCGCACGGCACGCACACCCCGCACGGCAGCAGTCCTGCTCGCCGCACTCGCACTCGGCGTCGCCGGATGCAGCGGCTCCGGCGGCAAGGACTCCGAGGCGAAGCCCTCGGGCGGGGGAGGCGGCGGAAAGGCCGCCACGACCGAGCGGCTGAAGATCGCCATGGTGACCCACTCCGGCGAGGGCGACACCTTCTGGGACATCGTCCGCCGCGGCGCCGAGGCCGCCGCGGCCAAGGACAACGTCGAGTTCCTGTACGCCGCCGACAAGGAGGGCAAGGAGCAGGCGCAGCTCGTCCAGACCTACATCGACCAGGACGTGGACGGCATCGTCGTCACGCTCGCCAAGCCCGAGGCGGTCAAGGACGTCGTCAAGAAGGCGGTCGCGGCCGGCATCCCCGTCGTCACGATCAATTCCGGCGGCCAGTTCTCGCAGGAGGTCGGCGCGCTCAGCCATATCGGCCAGGACGAGTCCGTCGCGGGTGAGGCCGTGGGCGAGGAGCTCAACAAGCGCGGCAGGAAGAAGGCGGTCTGCGTCATCCACGAGCAGGGCAACGTCTCGCTCGAGGACCGCTGCGCCGGAGTGAAGAAGACCTTCGATGGCACCGTCGAGAACCTCAACGTCGACGGCACCAACATGCCCGCCGCCACCTCCTCCATCGAGGCGAAGCTCCAGAGCGGCAAGGACATCGACACCGTCGTCACGCTCGGCGCACCCTTCGCCGCCGCCTCCGTACAGGCGAAGGACGGCGCCGGCTCCGGCGCCGAGATCGACACCTTCGACCTCAACGCCGAGGTCGTCAAGCGGCTCAAGGCCAAGGAGATCGGCTTCGCCGTCGACCAGCAGCCCTACCTCCAGGGCTATCTCGCCGTCGACGGACTCTGGCTCAACAAGACCAACCTCAACGTCATCGGCGGCGGCAAGCCCGTGCTCACCGGACCGGCCCTGGTGACCGAGAAGGACGTGCCCGCGCTGGAGAAGCTCACGGCCGACGGCACCCGGTGA
- a CDS encoding sugar ABC transporter substrate-binding protein produces the protein MARVRTGVRAVGALLAAVLGASLAGCSATGGKRAEDARKAAEAEGRAAVTTPRWTFAMVTHSGDGDTFWDIVQNGAKQAAVKDNINFLYAHSDEGQQQAQLVDSYIDKKVDGLIVTLAKPDAMKDAVAKATRAGIPVITVNSGSEESKSFGALTHIGQDEAIAGEAVGDELDKRGRKKALCVLHEQGNVGHEQRCAGAEKTFDGKLQNLYVDGTNMPDVQASIEAKLQSDPSIDAVVTLGAPFADAAVQAKRTAQSKAEIDTFDLNAKVATALKAGDLGFAVDQQPYLQGYEAVDLLWLYRYNADVLGGGRPVLTGPQIITGEDAAELQDYTERGTR, from the coding sequence GTGGCAAGGGTTCGGACAGGGGTACGCGCGGTCGGAGCGCTGCTGGCGGCGGTGCTCGGAGCGTCCCTGGCGGGATGCAGCGCGACCGGCGGCAAGCGGGCCGAGGACGCACGCAAGGCGGCCGAGGCCGAGGGCCGGGCCGCGGTCACCACCCCGCGCTGGACGTTCGCGATGGTCACCCACTCGGGCGACGGCGACACCTTCTGGGACATCGTCCAGAACGGTGCGAAGCAGGCCGCCGTGAAGGACAACATCAACTTCCTCTACGCGCACAGCGACGAAGGACAGCAGCAGGCGCAGCTCGTCGACTCCTACATCGACAAGAAGGTCGACGGGCTGATCGTCACCCTCGCCAAGCCCGACGCGATGAAGGACGCCGTCGCCAAGGCCACCAGGGCCGGTATCCCGGTGATCACCGTGAACTCGGGCTCCGAGGAGTCCAAGAGCTTCGGCGCGCTCACCCACATCGGCCAGGACGAGGCCATCGCCGGCGAGGCCGTCGGCGACGAGCTCGACAAGCGCGGCCGCAAGAAGGCCCTGTGCGTCCTGCACGAGCAGGGCAACGTCGGCCATGAGCAGCGCTGCGCCGGGGCGGAGAAGACCTTCGACGGAAAGCTGCAGAACCTGTACGTCGACGGCACCAACATGCCCGACGTCCAGGCGTCCATCGAGGCCAAGCTCCAGTCCGACCCGTCCATCGACGCCGTCGTCACGCTCGGCGCGCCCTTCGCCGACGCCGCGGTGCAGGCCAAGCGGACCGCGCAGAGCAAGGCCGAGATCGACACCTTCGACCTGAACGCCAAGGTCGCCACCGCGCTCAAGGCCGGTGACCTCGGCTTCGCGGTCGACCAGCAGCCCTACCTCCAGGGCTACGAGGCCGTCGACCTGCTGTGGCTGTACCGCTACAACGCCGATGTGCTCGGCGGCGGCCGGCCGGTCCTCACCGGACCGCAGATCATCACCGGCGAGGACGCCGCCGAACTGCAGGACTACACGGAGCGGGGGACCCGATGA
- a CDS encoding ABC transporter permease, with protein MTATAPAEHHRPDKSAAADERLLHTSPWKKLLGRPELGSVVGAAAVFVFFSLVADSFLKASSLGTVLYAASTIGIMAVPVALLMIGGEFDLSAGVLVTSSALISSMVSYQMTANVWVGILVSLLVTLAVGVFNGWMLTRTRLPSFIITLGTFLMLTGLNLGFTKLISGTVSTKTIADMEGFSSAKALFASQLGIGDIDLKVTILWWAALVALATWILLRTRFGNWIFAVGGGADAARAVGVPVARTKIGLYMGVAFCAWVSGQHLLFSFDVVQSGEGVGNELIYIIAAVIGGCLITGGYGSAIGSAVGAFIFGMTSKGIVYAEWNPDWFKFFLGAMLLLATLLNAWVRKRAEASK; from the coding sequence ATGACCGCGACCGCACCGGCCGAGCACCACCGGCCCGACAAGTCCGCGGCCGCCGACGAGCGGCTGCTGCACACCTCCCCGTGGAAGAAGCTGCTCGGCCGGCCCGAGCTGGGCTCGGTCGTCGGTGCCGCGGCGGTGTTCGTCTTCTTCTCGCTCGTCGCCGACAGCTTCCTGAAGGCGTCGAGCCTCGGCACCGTCCTGTACGCGGCCTCCACCATCGGCATCATGGCCGTCCCCGTCGCCCTGCTGATGATCGGCGGCGAGTTCGACCTCTCCGCCGGTGTGCTGGTGACCAGCTCCGCGCTGATCTCCTCGATGGTCAGCTACCAGATGACGGCGAACGTCTGGGTCGGCATCCTGGTGTCCCTGCTGGTCACGCTCGCCGTCGGGGTCTTCAACGGCTGGATGCTGACCCGCACCAGGCTGCCGAGCTTCATCATCACGCTCGGCACCTTCCTGATGCTCACCGGGCTCAATCTGGGCTTCACCAAGCTGATCAGTGGCACGGTGTCGACCAAGACCATCGCCGACATGGAGGGCTTCTCCTCCGCCAAGGCCCTGTTCGCCTCGCAGCTCGGCATCGGCGACATCGACCTCAAGGTCACCATCCTCTGGTGGGCCGCGCTCGTCGCCCTGGCCACCTGGATCCTGCTGCGCACCCGGTTCGGCAACTGGATCTTCGCCGTCGGCGGCGGCGCCGACGCGGCCCGCGCCGTCGGTGTCCCGGTGGCCAGGACCAAGATCGGCCTCTATATGGGCGTGGCGTTCTGCGCCTGGGTCTCCGGGCAGCACCTGCTCTTCTCGTTCGACGTCGTCCAGTCCGGCGAGGGCGTCGGCAACGAGCTGATCTACATCATCGCGGCCGTGATCGGCGGCTGCCTGATCACCGGCGGCTACGGCTCGGCGATCGGCTCCGCGGTCGGTGCCTTCATCTTCGGCATGACCAGCAAGGGCATCGTGTACGCGGAGTGGAACCCGGACTGGTTCAAGTTCTTCCTGGGAGCCATGCTCCTCCTGGCCACCCTGCTGAACGCATGGGTCCGCAAGCGTGCGGAGGCGAGCAAGTGA
- a CDS encoding ATP-binding cassette domain-containing protein yields MGPQACGGEQVTDDRVTDRTALVELDDVSKYYGNIRALEGVSLEVHAGEISCVLGDNGAGKSTLIKIIAGLHQHDAGAFSIEGEEVRLASPREALDRGIATVYQDLAVVPLMPVWRNFFLGSEPTRGSGPSKRLDVRLMRETTRRELLRMGIDLRDVDQPIGTLSGGERQCVAIARAVYFGAKVLVLDEPTAALGVKQSGVVLKYVAAARDAGLGVVLITHNPHHAYLVGDRFVLLKRGGMVGSHSKQEITLDELTRQMAGGSELDDLRHELERAPVPGHLGGKDTQGKDTQGGDTP; encoded by the coding sequence ATGGGTCCGCAAGCGTGCGGAGGCGAGCAAGTGACAGACGACCGGGTGACCGACCGCACCGCCCTCGTGGAGCTCGACGACGTCAGCAAGTACTACGGCAACATCCGCGCCCTCGAAGGCGTCTCCCTCGAGGTGCACGCGGGCGAGATCAGCTGTGTGCTGGGCGACAACGGCGCCGGCAAGTCCACCCTCATCAAGATCATCGCGGGGCTGCACCAGCACGACGCAGGAGCGTTCTCGATCGAGGGCGAGGAGGTCAGGCTCGCCTCCCCGCGCGAGGCGCTGGACCGCGGCATCGCCACCGTCTACCAGGACCTCGCCGTCGTCCCGCTCATGCCGGTCTGGCGGAACTTCTTCCTCGGCTCCGAGCCGACCAGGGGCAGCGGCCCCTCCAAGCGGCTCGACGTCCGGCTCATGCGCGAGACGACCCGCCGTGAGCTGCTCCGCATGGGCATCGACCTGCGCGACGTCGACCAGCCCATCGGCACCCTCTCCGGCGGCGAGCGGCAGTGCGTGGCCATCGCCCGGGCGGTCTACTTCGGCGCCAAGGTGCTGGTCCTGGACGAGCCCACGGCGGCGCTCGGCGTGAAGCAGTCCGGCGTCGTCCTGAAGTACGTGGCCGCCGCACGTGACGCGGGTCTCGGCGTCGTACTGATCACACACAACCCCCATCACGCCTATCTCGTCGGGGACCGCTTCGTGCTGCTGAAGCGCGGCGGCATGGTGGGCAGCCACAGCAAGCAGGAGATCACCCTGGACGAGCTCACCCGTCAGATGGCCGGCGGCAGCGAGCTCGACGACCTGCGCCACGAACTGGAGCGGGCGCCGGTCCCCGGGCACTTGGGCGGCAAGGACACCCAGGGCAAGGACACCCAGGGCGGGGACACCCCCTAG
- a CDS encoding YhjD/YihY/BrkB family envelope integrity protein, producing MTMPRRAPFLRPSWWTARFGAWAAAARSMAARTEARFPVVTHLTARMVSVNIFDSATRLAAQCFLTAVPLLFVVGAFAPEAVQHQLISSVRVVFGLTDASADQLESVYKSTDDNLREVTGVVGVLMVLLSATACSRAMQRLCKRAWLMPRSGVRIAPWRWLAWIVVWLSALIVQGPLREGFGVGLWLAVPVTLVSQALLWWWSQHLLLGGHIGWRPLLPGAVLTAGATTALAIGSRYYMPRALDRSLAEYGSVGPVFTLLSWLIVICVAIAVGLTAGAVLAQEPWLARRLGTPERGAEPWHRPGPRPPQPPAGPDGPDRPDRPDGPDRPDGPQAGS from the coding sequence ATGACCATGCCGCGCCGGGCTCCCTTCCTTCGGCCGTCCTGGTGGACTGCACGGTTCGGCGCCTGGGCGGCCGCCGCACGGTCCATGGCCGCGCGCACCGAGGCACGCTTTCCCGTCGTCACCCATCTGACGGCCCGTATGGTCTCGGTGAACATCTTCGACTCGGCGACCCGGCTGGCCGCACAGTGCTTCCTGACCGCCGTACCGCTGCTGTTCGTCGTCGGGGCCTTCGCCCCTGAGGCCGTGCAGCACCAGCTGATCAGCTCGGTGCGGGTGGTGTTCGGGCTCACCGATGCCTCCGCGGACCAGCTGGAGAGCGTGTACAAGTCCACCGACGACAACCTCCGTGAGGTCACCGGCGTGGTCGGCGTCCTGATGGTCCTGCTCTCCGCCACCGCGTGCAGCCGGGCCATGCAGCGGCTGTGCAAACGAGCCTGGCTGATGCCCCGGTCGGGCGTACGGATCGCCCCGTGGCGCTGGCTGGCCTGGATCGTGGTGTGGCTGAGCGCCCTGATCGTGCAGGGGCCGCTGCGCGAGGGTTTCGGCGTCGGGTTGTGGCTGGCGGTCCCGGTCACCCTGGTGTCCCAGGCGCTGCTGTGGTGGTGGTCGCAGCATCTGCTGCTCGGTGGACACATCGGGTGGCGTCCGCTGCTGCCAGGAGCCGTGCTCACCGCCGGCGCCACCACCGCGCTGGCGATCGGCAGCCGCTACTACATGCCCCGGGCGCTCGACCGGAGTCTGGCCGAGTACGGATCCGTCGGCCCGGTCTTCACCCTGCTCTCCTGGCTGATCGTGATCTGCGTCGCGATCGCCGTCGGCCTCACCGCAGGGGCCGTCCTCGCGCAGGAACCTTGGCTGGCCCGCCGGCTCGGCACTCCCGAGCGCGGGGCCGAACCGTGGCACCGCCCGGGACCCCGGCCGCCCCAGCCGCCCGCCGGGCCTGACGGGCCTGACAGGCCTGACAGGCCTGACGGGCCTGACAGGCCTGACGGGCCCCAGGCAGGTTCCTAG
- a CDS encoding GAP family protein, producing the protein MVLELLLIGVGITLDPLPIMAFVLLLSSRRGVWKGLVFILAWLACLVTVIALVLLFTGGTPPPPRSPPSTGALAAKLAIGLGLVAYGVHRRRRARTPHEESSAAGSASRDASPEAEVSKMDRMSVWSAAGLAVFLQPWGVVAAGATVVVRADLSHLASYLALFGFCILATSTLLAAELYTVLAPKAAGERLKRLRAWLEAHEEPAIIIGCLVLGLWLTGNSIYQLTS; encoded by the coding sequence ATGGTCCTTGAGCTGCTGCTCATCGGCGTCGGCATCACCCTCGACCCGCTGCCCATCATGGCCTTCGTGCTGCTGCTGTCGTCACGCAGGGGCGTGTGGAAGGGCCTCGTCTTCATCCTCGCGTGGCTGGCGTGCCTCGTCACGGTGATCGCCCTCGTCCTGCTGTTCACCGGCGGAACGCCGCCGCCGCCCAGGTCACCGCCGTCCACGGGCGCTCTGGCGGCCAAGCTGGCCATCGGCCTCGGCCTGGTCGCGTACGGCGTGCACAGGCGCCGCCGCGCCCGCACGCCGCACGAGGAGTCCTCGGCCGCGGGCTCCGCATCCAGGGACGCCTCGCCCGAGGCCGAGGTCTCCAAGATGGACCGGATGTCCGTCTGGTCCGCTGCGGGGCTCGCCGTCTTCCTCCAGCCGTGGGGCGTGGTCGCCGCGGGCGCCACCGTCGTCGTGAGGGCGGACCTGTCCCATCTCGCCTCGTATCTGGCCCTGTTCGGGTTCTGCATCCTCGCCACCTCCACTCTGCTGGCGGCCGAGCTGTACACCGTGCTCGCGCCGAAGGCGGCGGGAGAGCGCCTGAAGCGGCTGCGTGCCTGGCTGGAGGCCCACGAGGAACCGGCCATCATCATCGGCTGCCTGGTGCTGGGCCTGTGGCTGACGGGCAACAGCATCTACCAGCTGACGAGTTGA
- a CDS encoding DUF6325 family protein, with the protein MSDDFEDMGPVDYLVVEFPGNRMTGEGFPLLIDLVDRGIIRILDLIFVRKDIDGSVTALELAEADSDGTLDLTVFEGVSSGLLGEDDIEEAGAAVEPGSSAAVLVYENTWAAPLARAMRRSGAQLVAGGRIPVQALLASLDAVEGAPGGTRSAA; encoded by the coding sequence ATGAGCGATGACTTCGAAGACATGGGACCCGTCGACTACCTCGTCGTGGAGTTTCCCGGCAATCGCATGACGGGCGAGGGTTTCCCCCTTCTGATCGACCTGGTCGACCGAGGGATCATCCGCATCCTCGATCTGATCTTCGTCCGCAAGGACATCGACGGCTCCGTCACGGCACTGGAGCTGGCCGAGGCGGACAGCGACGGAACCCTCGACCTGACCGTCTTCGAAGGCGTGTCCTCCGGCCTGCTCGGCGAGGACGACATCGAAGAGGCCGGCGCGGCCGTCGAACCGGGCAGTTCCGCCGCGGTCCTCGTGTACGAGAACACCTGGGCCGCTCCGCTCGCCCGGGCCATGCGGCGCAGCGGCGCGCAACTGGTCGCCGGAGGACGGATCCCCGTACAAGCGCTGCTCGCCTCGCTGGACGCGGTCGAGGGGGCGCCGGGCGGGACGCGCTCCGCCGCCTGA
- a CDS encoding SHOCT domain-containing protein: protein MPGLLRRVTRTAVIAGTATAVSGRVSRRQSGRWAQQDQQQQQQQQDQAQAQPAAASSPSEVMPPPMPPDDEMGNKIDKLKKLGELKAQGILTEEEFAAEKQKILG, encoded by the coding sequence ATGCCAGGTCTTCTCCGCCGTGTCACCCGTACCGCCGTCATCGCCGGGACCGCCACCGCGGTCTCCGGCCGTGTGTCGCGGCGGCAGTCGGGCCGATGGGCACAGCAGGACCAGCAACAGCAACAGCAACAGCAGGACCAGGCGCAGGCCCAGCCGGCCGCAGCGTCGAGCCCTTCGGAGGTCATGCCGCCGCCCATGCCGCCCGACGACGAGATGGGCAACAAGATCGATAAGCTCAAGAAGCTCGGTGAGCTGAAGGCCCAGGGGATCCTCACGGAGGAGGAGTTCGCGGCCGAGAAGCAGAAGATCCTCGGCTGA
- a CDS encoding chloride channel protein, which produces MTQPQPRAGPEQPGSGAPGGSRAQPEEADLLRRLLHSPSYRRVLVFSALIGVPVSLVAFWFLVALHQLEHLMWVHLPQAMGHPIPPWWWSLVLLPLAGVVVALVVTRLPGAGGHVPAYGLQPGGASARALPGVVIAAVASLPLGAVLGPEAPLIALGGGLALLFRDLARGTATPQNTALLGAAGAAAAMSVILGNPLVGAVLLMEVVGVGGPQLFAVMLPALLSSGIGALVFTGFGRWTGLETGSLSLPLSGPLPRLDAGDVGWTVVIAVVIGLLVHLIMAGARRAAALVRARPFAATVLCASGAGLCATVYTLVTGRTSAEVASSGQAAMAQLAADPRSWGAGALIAVLAFKGVAYALCLASLRGGPIFPALFLGAALGVLLAPLPGFGVIPGLAAGMAAAAAAAFRLPVSSVVLVALLLGSIAMIPVVMLAAVIAFSTTQLLPAFRDTPPVEEPELPSGAGTRAQAREPS; this is translated from the coding sequence ATGACACAGCCGCAGCCGCGGGCCGGCCCGGAACAGCCGGGGTCCGGCGCGCCCGGCGGCAGCCGGGCCCAGCCGGAGGAGGCCGACCTGCTGCGCCGGCTGCTGCACAGCCCCTCCTACCGCAGGGTGCTGGTGTTCTCCGCCCTGATCGGCGTCCCCGTCTCACTCGTGGCGTTCTGGTTCCTCGTCGCCCTGCATCAGCTGGAGCACCTCATGTGGGTGCACCTCCCGCAGGCGATGGGCCACCCGATCCCGCCCTGGTGGTGGTCCCTGGTGCTGCTGCCGCTCGCCGGTGTGGTCGTCGCTCTGGTGGTGACCCGGCTGCCCGGCGCGGGCGGCCACGTCCCCGCGTACGGTCTGCAGCCCGGCGGCGCCTCCGCGAGAGCACTGCCAGGCGTGGTCATCGCTGCCGTGGCGAGCCTGCCGCTCGGCGCGGTGCTGGGCCCGGAAGCGCCCCTGATCGCCCTCGGCGGCGGTCTCGCCCTGCTGTTCCGGGACCTCGCGCGGGGGACCGCGACCCCGCAGAACACCGCCCTCCTGGGCGCGGCCGGCGCCGCGGCCGCCATGTCGGTGATCCTCGGCAACCCGCTCGTCGGTGCCGTCCTGCTGATGGAGGTGGTCGGGGTGGGCGGGCCGCAGCTGTTCGCGGTCATGCTGCCGGCCCTGCTGTCCAGCGGCATCGGCGCTCTCGTGTTCACGGGCTTCGGCCGGTGGACGGGTCTGGAGACCGGCAGCCTCAGCCTGCCGCTGTCCGGGCCGTTGCCGCGGCTCGACGCCGGGGACGTGGGCTGGACCGTGGTCATCGCCGTTGTCATCGGGCTCCTGGTGCACCTGATCATGGCCGGGGCCCGGCGGGCGGCCGCCCTCGTCCGGGCCCGCCCCTTCGCCGCGACGGTCCTGTGCGCGTCGGGCGCGGGCCTCTGCGCGACCGTGTACACCCTGGTCACGGGCCGCACGTCCGCGGAGGTGGCCTCGTCCGGTCAGGCGGCGATGGCGCAGCTGGCCGCCGACCCGCGCTCCTGGGGCGCGGGTGCGCTCATCGCCGTACTCGCGTTCAAGGGCGTCGCGTACGCCCTGTGCCTGGCCAGTCTGCGGGGCGGGCCCATCTTCCCGGCGCTGTTCCTGGGCGCTGCGCTGGGCGTACTGCTCGCCCCCCTGCCGGGCTTCGGCGTGATTCCCGGCCTGGCCGCCGGCATGGCGGCCGCGGCCGCCGCCGCGTTCCGGCTGCCGGTCAGCAGTGTGGTGCTCGTCGCGCTGCTGCTCGGCAGCATCGCCATGATCCCCGTGGTGATGCTGGCGGCGGTGATCGCGTTCAGCACCACGCAGCTGCTGCCCGCCTTCCGTGACACGCCGCCCGTGGAGGAGCCGGAGCTCCCCAGCGGCGCCGGGACGCGGGCGCAGGCGCGGGAGCCGTCGTGA